In Pristis pectinata isolate sPriPec2 chromosome 2, sPriPec2.1.pri, whole genome shotgun sequence, the sequence AATGTGATGCCATCATCAGACAAATCCCCTTCCTTTGCAGCATTCTGGTGACCATTCCTTCCAGAATGCTCAGAGGTACTCTTCCCACTTAACCTACATCCATTCCCCTTCCTACATTGCCATGTAGGTacaggagatgcagcacctgtGCTTTTATCTCCTCCCTTACCAAAGTTGCGGGCTGCAAGCCCGGGCTCTGAGCactctttccaagtgaagcagcaatttagttGTGCAACTTCTAGTTTAGCCTATTGCAGTTGGTGTTTACAATGCAAATTCCTCTACATCGGGTGACTACCTTGCAGAACCCCTCTGCTTAGTAGTGAACCTGAGCTTCCAATAGcctgtctctgacacctctcctgTAGCCAGGAAGTTGTAGTCAGAACTTCTAAAATCTCCTGCATTGCTTCTTTTCAACAGCCTGGAACATATTTCAGCTGGGCTTGGTGATATTATCCATTTTGAAAGATGCTAAATTTCTTAATACTTCTTCTTTCACTATGTATCTCACTTACACTCATCTGTTCCCTCCTTTATGAAGAcagttgcaaaatattcattatgaCCTCACCTAACCCTTTCTTAGGTTATCATTTTGCTCTTCATGTGCTTAGaaaatttatttggattttctttgatttcactTGTTAATATTCCTTCACACCCATCCTTTTAATTTGATCCTCAACTTTCTACACTCTTCTAGGATTTCTGTTGTACCACTCTTTTTCCATCAAGTTACACAGAGACTCTTTGATGTGACAGTCCCACCCTTTTTCTTTAAGGGAATATGTTTTACCTGAACTCCTTGAATATACTTATTAAATACTCTCATTGCTGGGTGATCAATTTACATTCAGGTAGCTGTTTTCAGTTCAGTTTTTCCAAATTGCTTCTCAATCTGGTCAACATAGCCTTCTCATTTTATATTTGCCCTTTTCCAGAAGTATGCCAGAATGGAATACTTTGTGGTTTGGAGAGAAGATACCATGTGGGTTGAACTAAGGAAACAAAAGGGGCAATCATAAGGTTGGGAAGTGCACTACAGGGATCCAAGCAGTCCATGGATGACGGGAAAATATATTCGTATGCAATAAGGCAGATTTCAGTTACCATGATATAAATTGGGATACAGTCAGGGAAAAGGTATAGAGGACATAGAATTCCTAAACTGcatgaaggaaaatattttcagcCAGTATGTAAAAGTTCCAACAAGAAGACGAGCAGACATCAATTGTAGCATCCACCATTACCTTCAGCACGTCAGCACAGTCTTTGGCCAACTAAAGAAAaaagcatttgaagatcaagacttcaaacccaGTATAAAACTCACGGTCTACTCAGTAGCGGAAATTCCTGCCCTCTTACGTGCTTCTGAGCCGACAGATCAAGGTACTGGAGTGATACCATCAAAGTTGGAATAAACAAGTCTGGAGATAACAAATGCACGGATTatggtttcagcagcaggtgagtTTAGGAAGAGCCTGAGTAATGTTATGGAGGTGAAATAAGAAGATATTCTCTCTGAGAATTAAATATGATACCAAGGTTGCAAGGAGGCTGTTGTGGTCTCAGAGGTTTGCCCAGGAAGAGGGATGGATTTGATACGTGGGGAATGAGTTTGTGGTGGGTAATGAAGATGAAAACTTCAAGCTTCCTGATATTCAGCTGGGGGATATTTCTGCTTATGCAGTACTGGATGTCAGAAGGGCACTCTGACAGTTTAAAGACCGGGAAGGATTTGAGAGAAGGTGTCATCAGTAGACATGTGGGAAATGAGGCAGTTTTTCAGATGATGTCACCGAGGAATGATACATGAATGGGAAGGTGACAGGATAGATCCTTGGGAGATGcagaggcaggaagagagatggttGCAGCCAGCGGTCTGTGCCCCCACCCAGTGGGGCAATGCTGGGCACACATTGGTGAGGCGTGGTGTGGTCTGCTGTGGAAAATACTCCAGGCGGGTCAGGGAGGAATATGGATTACCTTTGTCACAGACACAATCCATGTCATTTTGTGAGCTTGATAAATGCATTTCAGAATGGCAATTTAAAGATTCTGCTGATAGAGTAGCCTGTACAGTTACCAGAACACCAACTGTTCTTAGTTTGTGCAATGACTCTGTCTTGGGCATCTATTGTCCTCCTTTACATTTGCGCATTCACTACACAGACAAGATTTTATCACCCGCTGTAGTGCCGGTTACCAGACCCATATCTGATAATTTAACCGTCCTTCCAGCCATTTATCTTCAGTATTGTCCTTAACacaacaggagcatgtgcacagcAGAGGCTTGCTTGGCTGTAagacagtcctccacacattgTAATTAGCAGACCAGACAAGGCTTCTCTTTCATTGCCATCCAGGCTTGTAGTGTTGTTGAGCCAAGTGTTCCTTCTGCAGCTACCTTTATCCAAACTATCTGAACTCAGTTAGTTATCTGGCAATTCTAGGTCTTCCTTTAATTGCGTATTCCCCTAATTTTAttcaaacattaaaaatgttatttatttctgAATCTCGAAAAGAAGAGATGAAGGCGAGTTCTTTACTGTCCTTGGCAGCAGCTTGTACATTTGGGGAATAAATGGAAGCACACTGGTACCCTGCAGGGCATTGATTTGTTACAGTGGTCTTTGTCTTCCAGTTTGAACCCTCATAGGTACATGCGCCCTGCAAGTTAAAAAAGACATCCGCTTGGGCTGCACACAGCTGTGGAGGAACCTGGGGTGAATCCCTGCCCCACTGGTGTTCTGCAGCAAGGAATGgcccacggcttggtatggagaTGTTGCCCAAGAGGGCAAGAGGGAGTGGGGTTGAGGTTCGGAGCTGGGATGTGGGGCTGAGGGCTGCACCCTGGCCAGTTCCTGCTCCACGTGTTGACAGTACACTGGGATCCTACAGATTCTCCCATCATGTCCTGTGGGTGGTGATGGGAACAGTTGTCTCACCCCTGTTCCCACCTTTGTTTGGGCACTCAGCTTTCCTCAGCTTGGAAGATGCTCCATGATAGCGAGCTCAATGGATTGTGGAGAGCTGTGGATCCAAACAGAGAGGGGcggggatggtggggaggaaggaaagtACTATTGTGTTAGCAGGTCAGTCATGAACTTGTTGAATAGTAGAACGGGTTTGATAGTTTGGATAAAGGTAGCTGCAGAAGGAACACTTGGCTCAACAACACTACAAGCCTGGATGGCAATGAAAGAGAAGCCTTGTCTGGTCTGCTAATTAcaatgtgtggaggactgtctTACAGCCAAGCAAGCCTCTGTcccgcttctatttcttattcttATATTCTTGTGAAATGAAAATCAGTGAGATGGTTGTAAACTATAGTGTTTTAGATTATTGGAAGCACCTATGTCTGAGgcataaaggagatgtgcgggttaagttttttacacagagagtggtaggtgccaggaacatGTTGCCAAGCGTGGTGCTGGAaacagacacaatagtggcacttgagaggcatttagacaagcagatgaacatgcaaggaatggagggatgtggatcatgtacagggagataaatttagtttaatttggcatcatggtcagcatagggatcatgggctgaaaggcctgttcctatgctgagctgttctatgttctataaaaccaTTGCTGGGCATATTGTTAGGCATCAGGGAATATCGAGGTccccagaccacatttggagacgTCACATGGTCTGAGTATAGAGGAGACAAAGTACAGCAAAACCTTGCACATGTGACACCTTTGATGTCTCAAAATGTCACAAGCTGCTTCACAGGAGAGTTTATGACACAAATTCTGACATCTATTTATTAAGGCACTGAactaaagcttggtcaaagtgaaAGGTTTTAAGGAATATTGTAAACACGGAAAGGGAAgtaaagagattgggaggtttagggagagaatccAGAGGTTATGACTGCAGCACCTGAAGCCAGAAGTAGAGGAGTGCAGATAGCTGAGAGGACTCTGGAGGTTACTGAGACAGGGTGAAGTCAAGAGAGGCACCTGAAGAGTTGAGAAATGTAATATCAAGCTGTTGCTTTACCAATAGCTAATTCAATCCAGTGTTTACATGAATGCCTGTGAGAAGGCTGCGATTAGTTATAGCAATCACTTCACTGACTAATCATTGTGGAACCATGGAAACATCAACAGAGATTTTATTACCCCAGAATGGCTGACACTGCATGTAGCATCACAAGGTGCTAATTGGATTTGTGTGGTATTTACTTCGTCTCAATGCATTtttctcttattttcttttgcttttctccTCCTGAAGTCTTGACTTCTGTTGGGTTGCTCTTTCACACATAAATCCACAGATCAGGGAAAGTAACCTCTCAGTCTGTGTCAGCAGATCTACCCAGCCTGTTCCCATATCCCGTCAATCTCTTGTCCTTCATTCAGTTTTCCAATTTAATTTTCAACGCCGATGGAGTTACTTCTCTGTGTAGTTGAGTTCACACAAACCCCAAAGCCTACGAAGTTCTGATTACCCTTGTGCTCACTGACTTCATTGGCTTTTAGTTAGCAACGGGCCAATTATAACAGTTCCAACCATGTTAAGGAGGTATAGaatacctgatgcagggtttcgatccgaaacgtcaacaattcctttctccccatagatgctgctcaacccactgagttcctccagcagactgtttgttgctataGTGTATCTCTACCTCGTCACATAGGATGTCATTTGTCATTTTGGTAAGAGTGATTTTAGTAATTCGGCAGAGACTTCACTATTGGAGGGTTCAAAATATAGAATACAGGAATGATGGGCATGGAACTGGGAGTGGGTAATATATTCAAGGACTTTGGAGAGAAGAGGAAGGTTGGAGTTGGATGGAGGTCAGACATGTATTGTGAAATACAGGGTGCTAGCACTGAATGTGAAATGTTTTGGATGGGGAGGCTGACAGTGAGTAATGCCCAGAGGAGCGGGAACTGTAGGCAATGGAAGCTGCTGGTAACCAACTTGAGGGGATCAGGGCCAAGGAAATATGACTGGATCTCATGGACAATTGTTCAGACAGGGCATGAGGACAGATAGGAGAAAAAACAAGAAAAGGGTTCCTCTTcatattaaaacatagaacatagaacatagaaaagtacagcacaggaacaggccctttggcccactatatctgtgctgaccatgatgccaatccaaactaatcccatcagcctgcgcatggtctatatccctccattccctgcctgtttgtgtgctatcTAAAGGCCTTTTAAACATTCCTGTTTTAtattccaccacttcccttggcagtgcattccaggcaggtACCATTCTCTGTaaatctctttaaactttccccttctcaccttaaagctatgccctctcgtatttgacgtttccacccaaggaaaaagcctctgataaTCTACCatatcaatgcttctcataattttatcattgttttatatatttctatcaagttgcccttcagcctctgacgttccagagaaaagaatccaagtttgtccaacttctccttatagctaatacctccaatccaggcaacatcctggtgaacctcttctgcactctctccaaagcctccacatccttcctgtcatgcagcaaccagaactgcacacaatactccagacgcgacctaactaaagctttatacagctgcaacatgacatcagaTAACTATGGGCAAAATGAGTTTTCAACAGATATGAGGAGACAGAATAAGGCCCAACAAACAGAAATaggacaatgaccagataattagtTTGGTGGTACAGGTTTCAGGATAACACTGGCCACGTTACTAGAGAGAATTCTCATGGTTCCTTGTGACAaaaaaggtcatttggcccattgagtctatggtgGTGTTCTCAGAaatgccatcagtcccattttcccacatattTCTCTGTAGCCTATTTTCTCtcagatgcccatcaacttcccattCAGTTACACTAGAGACAAtatacaatagccaattaacctaccaacctaatGTTTTTGGgataagatcttcattagtcacatgtacatcgaaacacacagtgaaatgcacctttgcgtaaagtgttctgggggcaacccgcaagtgtcgccacacttccggcgccaacatagcacgcccacaacttcctaacctgtatgtctttggaatgtgggaggaaaccggagcagctggaggaaacccacgcagacacggggagaatgtacaaactccttacagacagcggcaagatttgaacctgggtcgctggcactgtaatagcattatcttaaccgctatactaccgtgcctgcccgtgtgggaggaaaccggattaACCATGGAGTACCCATGGAAAGCTATCTGCTGCAGCACTGTGCTCCTCTTGGAAACATGCTATGGGATATCTTATATCCATCTAAATTGGTAGACAGAACTTCGTTTTAACTTTCTGATCAGAAAGATATCACTGCTGTTAATGCAGCCCTTCCTAGTGCTGCATTGGAATGTCAATCTTGATTGCGTGCTTGTGTTTCTAGAATAGAATAAAACCGTAATCCTCTCATTTAGGGACACATGTGTCAAGGATTACCATCAGCAAAGAGGAGTGGCTGATTCATAGTCCATGGGGGCAATCATTTCCTCTCAACCTTATCATAAACTTGCTCTGTAGGGCCGTTAATGAATGGATAAAGCCATTTCCTCTCCTGAAACAGAACTTGTTGACATGTAATATATGTCTATTATCAGGTAGGATTGTCAGCTTTACCACAGACCAAACCCAGATATTGTTCTAAACTGGACTGGGCCAAATGCTACACTGTCAGAACATGGTACATATAAATCATTGAAATTTGACTCGATTTTTTTGCAAACTTTCGACAATAATAAAacatcaatattttcatatggtccaaaagagagggggagggagtgggacaaGGGTGGAGGTGTGATGAGAGCGACAAAGGGGGAATGCTGCCCAGGGCCAGTGACTGAGGGTTGGCAGTAGACGAGTCTGAACTCTGGCCTTCAATCAAAGGAGTCAAACCCTGACTCCTTGCCTGGGAGAGTTTGGACCTTCACTCTGTACATTTCAGGCAGGTTCAGCCTTCGACGTTTCACCTCATGATCAACACAGGCCATCATAGTAGTAGGTTTCTGGCAAAGGGAGCCTGGAACCTGGTGTCCTGTGTCTGATGGCAAGATGGGGTCTGGAGGGATGAGAGAGACCAAGCCTCGGTAATGGATCGGGACAGGCGTCTGATGGAGCAGCTGGAGAGTCCCACTGTCTGGGACACAAGGTAATAAAGCCCAAAGCAGTCCCAAGTACTGTACACTGACCTCCACATATCCATTGCAGCCAGCCAACCTTCCTGCTCCACTCTGCCATATGATTACTGCAGCCAATACCACAGCTACCGCTTCAGCCTACCCAGCTGGTTTTCCTGTCTTTAGTCTACAAAActgatgaatgaatgaaaaaccaATTTGCTATAGAATTCAGAGTCCCAGAATGAAGAAGTTTGGCATGGATGAAAGTGTCATGAGTCCTTTGTGTTATTTCCTTTAGAACTGCAAACGAAGTGATCTAACAAAGAGGGACAAACTGCTGCCGGAAGGCTAGGACTGGGAATGCGTCCAAGCTGTGGTACAAAGGAACAGACATTGAAGTATTTCATATTATTTGAAAATGATGCTTGGTCTCTTTTATATTTGTTTCATACTGCACTGTGCAAAATCTGTGTTTATGCAACCTGACTGCACTATGACTGCAACAATAAATTGCACCTACATAACACGTTTTACACAAAGGAACATGTCAGACATTTTGCGGAGACTCATTAGGCTATAGTTGCCAGGAAGGAGTATGGATAAGGAATGGGGATTGAAAGCCTGGTCAAATAGATGGGCATTGATTAAAGAAAGGGAAAGACATGCATTTACTGAACACTTTTCATGACTAAGACCTCccaaagccaatgaagtacttttgaagtcacTGTTGTATTGGCAGCTGCTAATTTGCACCCAGTATGATCCCATAAATAGCaaggtgataatgaccagatcatctgtgcTTCATTGCGTTAGCTGGCGGATATTGGCAAGTGTATATCAAAATTAAAGGCAGTGAAGCAGGTATAGAAAGAAAGAACTACAGAGAGGTATTGCTGTAAAAAGTAGTAAGGTTGAAGTTAGGAACCTAGAAAGGGATAAAGTTGTCAAATTTCGAGGTGACAAGGGCATGTGTAAAGAGCAAAGAGGCCTAGGTAGATGTATAGGTAGGGAGTGCCATGGAATTAAAAAGGCAGCTTTCACAATGGGGAGATATTAAGAAAGAATGTTGATAaggtttgttctaattgttcttggCAGAAATTCCAGGGAGCACTTTACATCTGTTTATCTCATTTCTCCAGTGTTCCCTCTGGTTTTCTGCCAAAATTACAGAGATCAATAGGGAAACCCCCTGGAAATTTGATCATGTGGTGTTTATTCTGGAATAGAGGAGACATGGGTGAGGGGTTTCAGATGTAATTTGTTGTAGAAAAGAAGAAGCTAGTTTGAAATAAAGGCAATAAGCCACTGTCAGTGCTGTTTGTAACCTCCCATTTGGGTTTTTATGAATCTGGCATGTTAACTTTCGGTGTCACTCTTAGTAGCATAAGAACCATGAATCATGAGCTTTGGGATTATTTAAGGGTATCATTACAAGATGTATTGTTATagataaaataatgcaaaagataCAATGATGCAAGTGAAATAGAAAAAGAGAGTGAAGATGTACGGCAATACTAAACAAGCAAAAATTGATTTGTGCTTTCACATTCCTGCACCTAGAAAGGGCGGGAGAGGGTCCTTCCTGATCCTCTCAGGTTTCTCTACATATGGGATGAGTATGTGCAATACAAAGTCAAACACTTGCAAATGATGAAGCATCACATTTTATTCTTATTCTTCTCTGACAGGCTGAATTGAAAGACGGCCATCCTTTTGTTTCGGAGCCAGTTTACCCATCTACAGATAGACAATTACTGTTTACATGGCTTTCTTCTCAGTTGTTTGCTTATGGAAAAGAAGGGGTGTGAGTTTGTACCATACAAAGGAAGAGGCCCCGACCAGACCTAATAACCAATAACCTTGTCTGATGTGATCATTAACCTTgttagaaaatgcagcagctcaGTTCGGTGACGGGCTTGGCACTAGAGCGTGATTTGTACCAGACACTGTTGGCAAAGCCAAGGGTTTTCTTTCAACCAGCGCTGAGAATTTAATCCTGTGTTCTCTCTTCTTCAACTCAGCCTCAACAGACTCAACATGAGATTTCAGCACTTCTTCCACCTTATTCTTGTTGTATGCACAAGTCTTCTGCTGATCAGCGGACAGAAAGCAGGTAAGCAGTTCTAATGCTTTTTATCTAAGGTTGCTGAGTGTAGAGCACTGTTTAACAGTTCTGTGTAATGTAATCATTCCAAAAGACTTCACAAGGTGTGCAGTGTTTCATCTAGGTCAAGTTATTAGAAGTGCAGCCTTTTGATAAAAACAGCAGCTGACTGGAATTAATTTTTAGCACTATGTAGTGTTACTTTTCACAAAACTCACTGGAAATTAAGGATGTTCATGTGCAAAGTCTTCCCAGTTAACCTAAAGGGTTTTATGTGTGAAGTTTTTCAAGAGTCATTAAAATCTTTGCAAATACAAAGGGCTCAAAAAGTCATAAacatcacttaaaaaaaacttttgacaaATTGTGGGAAAGGTTAAATGACTGAACAGGTGCACAAGTCAACCCTTCAAGTTTACATAGAAAGAACATCAAAAATTCAGAACATGCATTTAACAATGCTCAAGACTGCATTTTTGTGTCTGTGCTTCAGAGAGTGTCAAATCCATTTAATATTAAATGGCAAACAACCAATTTGATTCAATTCTTATTTTCAGGTAAAATTGGAGAAGGAAAAATGCAAAGGCACAATTGTTTGCAAAGAAGATGTATGCCTCTCCATTCGAGAGTTCCCTTTCCCTAAGGTTTGTAACAGTAAGATCTATTGCATTATTTGCAGCTACAGACAAGCATCACCGTCTACTGGACATATTGTGATATTGAAATAACCAGCTGCACATGTAGGAGGCAAACTGAGTTGTTACTGTAGATTATTTTGTCATTTGCAGTCTGAAgagttttaattgttttcttctgTCTCCAATCTTTTCCTTGTCTTGCCCAATGGAACAGACTCATTAGGTGCTTTTATATTGGTGTAAGTTTGAGCTACTATATTCCCAAAATACAAACCAATGTAAACCTATATTGAAATGATATATAGATAATCACACCCTCCTGATGATCACTTATATCTATTTACTCTGCAGTACTTTTGTAACAACTATCAATTCAACCAAATAGTTAACTCACCTTAAGGATAATTTCAAAACAGCATTTATATGGTGTTTCAGTGTGGTGTTGGTGCTGTTGGCCACTGATACTGAGTCAAGGTAAGATTCAATAGTCAGATTTGTTATGACTCCCAGTGTgatgtcatagattcatagtcacagaaacagacccttcagcccattgtgttcacCCCCTCCAATACCAAATAGCTAGCTTTCCTGATCCTACTTTCCAGCACTCAGCCAGAGCCTTCTAAAGGTCTCTCTATACATTGGTACTTCTTAGGGGCCTATCATTCTTTGCCTTGTTAATCCTCTcataatgcatcacctcatatttttcaGGGTTTCATCCCATCTCCCAATCTTACCAACTCACCAATATCATTCTATAGCTGAAAACTAATCTCCACGGTATTAAAAACCTTCCCCCACAGATCCTTTGTGCAGGCCCCAACTCACCTAAAGATGTCCCACAACATGCACTCCTGGAGCCTGGAGTGTGCTGGTCAGCAATACTTGGTGATGTGTAGCTCTTTCTGCTAGAAAACCTGCAGGCCTCGAGCAGACTGGAACTGAGTCTTCCTTCACCAAGGTGTTGGTATTTACAGCaattgaatcagaatcaatttCCACCACTTGCACTGTACTACATGATGGTATCTTGCAGTCCAGAGGTTGATCCAGAATGGgctgagggagaggagaggacacAGCTGGGCACACCTGAAAGCAGTGGGTCGCTGGGACTGCCCAATGGGCTAAAAGGTGTGATCTGGATGATGATGAGGAAATTCCTCCCTGTTCAGTCACACTCCAAACTCAGAACCTAAACGCCACTCTGAACTGCCCTCAAGGCTGTAGCAGGGACATGACGATCATCCACTCCCCAACCCTAGAGGCCAGCTCGCTAACACACccctgttgtgaaatttgttgttttgcagcagcagtacagtgcaaaattactatgaattgcaaaaataaataaatagtgcaaaaaaaaagaaaaacgaGGTCCGTgattatgggttcatggaccattcagaaatctgatggcagaggagaagaagctgttcctaagtcattgaatgtgggtctttaggctcctgtacctcctccccaattggtagtaatgagaagagggcatatcctggatggtgtgggtccatagtgatggatgctgccatcttgaggcaccgcctcttgaagatatgaTCAATGGTGATGTCTATCCCTGCGGGCATCCCTGGGAGCAggggtgtattggtattggtattggtatttgtttattattgtcacttgtactgaggtacagtgaaaatcttgtcttacaaaccgatcgtacaggtcaattcattacacagcacagtacattgggttagtacagagcgcattgatgtagtaacgggtaaaaaacaataacagtacagtgtaaagtgtcacagccacagagaaagtgcagtgcaataaggtgcaaggtcacaacggtagattgtgaggtcatagcccatctcattgtataagggaactgttcaatagtcttatcacagtggggtagaagctgtccttaagtctggtggtacgtgccctcaggctcctgtatcttctacccaatggaagcggagagaagagagaatgtcctgggtgggtggggtctttgattatgctggctgcttcacaagacaacgaaaggtaaagacagagtccaaggagggggaggctagtgtctgtgatgtgctgggctgtgtccacaactctctgcagcttcttgcggtcctgggcagagcagttgccataccaagccatgatacatctagataggatgctttctatggtgcatctgtaaaagttggtgagagtcaaaggggacaaaccaaatttcctgaggaagtagaggcactggtgagctttcttggccatggcttctacgtgatttgaccgggacaggctgctggtgatgttcactcccaggaacttgaagctctcaacctcagcaccattgatgtagacaggtgcatgtacaccaccccctttcctgaagtcaatgaccagctcttttgttttgt encodes:
- the apela gene encoding apelin receptor early endogenous ligand, which codes for MRFQHFFHLILVVCTSLLLISGQKAGKIGEGKMQRHNCLQRRCMPLHSRVPFP